A single region of the Anas platyrhynchos isolate ZD024472 breed Pekin duck chromosome 6, IASCAAS_PekinDuck_T2T, whole genome shotgun sequence genome encodes:
- the KCNIP2 gene encoding A-type potassium channel modulatory protein KCNIP2 isoform X2, with protein sequence MHGLFLPLGALKDLGGCSGREEGGPRRLSPPLPCPALSCSPGLLLPDQLGLHGRGMPVNGAPWDPQGLQTVGIILLLCSSLKLLHALGIIDLTGGDSVEDEFELSTVCHRPEGLEQLQEQTKFTRKELQVLYRGFKNECPSGIVNEENFKQIYSQFFPQGDSSTYATFLFNAFDTDHDGSVSFEDFVSGLSIILRGTIDDRLNWAFNLYDLNKDGCITKEEMLDIMKSIYDMMGKYTYPAMREEAPREHVENFFQKMDRNKDGVVTIEEFLESCQKDENIMRSMQLFDNVI encoded by the exons ATGCATGGGCTCTTCCTTCCCCTGGGTGCCCTGAAGGACCTCGGAGGGTGTTcggggagggaagagggagggcCAAGGcggctctcccctcccctcccctgccctgccctctcCTGCTCACCAGGTCTGCTGCTGCCAGACCAGCTGGGGCTGCACGGCAGGGGGATGCCGGTTAATGGGGCACCCTGGGACCCTCAGGGGCTGCAAACGGTGGGCAtcatcctgctgctctgctccagcctcAAGCTGCTCCACGCCTTGGGCATCATCGACCTGACCGGGGGAG ACAGTGTCGAGGATGAGTTTGAGCTCTCCACCGTCTGCCACCGCCctgaggggctggagcagctccaggagcagacCAAGTTCACCCGCAAAGAGCTGCAGGTCCTGTACCGAGGCTTCAAGAAC GAGTGCCCGAGTGGCATCGTTAACGAGGAGAACTTCAAGCAGATCTACTCGCAGTTCTTCCCGCAGGGAG ACTCCAGCACGTACGCCACCTTCCTCTTCAACGCCTTCGACACCGACCACGACGGCTCCGTCAGCTTCGAG GATTTTGTGTCCGGGCTCTCCATCATCCTGCGGGGCACCATCGATGACCGCCTGAACTGGGCCTTCAACCTCTACGACCTGAACAAAGACGGCTGCATCACCAAAGAG GAAATGCTGGACATCATGAAGTCCATCTACGACATGATGGGCAAGTACACCTACCCGGCCATGCGGGAGGAGGCACCGCGGGAGCACGTGGAGAACTTCTTCCAG AAAATGGACCGGAATAAAGACGGGGTGGTGACGATCGAGGAGTTCCTGGAGTCCTGCCAGAAG GACGAGAACATCATGCGGTCCATGCAGCTCTTCGACAACGTGATCTAG
- the KCNIP2 gene encoding A-type potassium channel modulatory protein KCNIP2 isoform X5 has protein sequence MRSKGRKESLSDSRDLDGSYDQLTGNPPGQTKKALKQRFLKLLPCCRPKSIPSLSESNVEDEFELSTVCHRPEGLEQLQEQTKFTRKELQVLYRGFKNECPSGIVNEENFKQIYSQFFPQGDSSTYATFLFNAFDTDHDGSVSFEDFVSGLSIILRGTIDDRLNWAFNLYDLNKDGCITKEEMLDIMKSIYDMMGKYTYPAMREEAPREHVENFFQKMDRNKDGVVTIEEFLESCQKDENIMRSMQLFDNVI, from the exons GCAACCCGCCGGGCCAAACTAAAAAAGCGCTGAAGCAGCGATTCCTCAaactgctgccctgctgccggCCCAAATCCATCCCCTCGCTCAGCGAAAGCAA TGTCGAGGATGAGTTTGAGCTCTCCACCGTCTGCCACCGCCctgaggggctggagcagctccaggagcagacCAAGTTCACCCGCAAAGAGCTGCAGGTCCTGTACCGAGGCTTCAAGAAC GAGTGCCCGAGTGGCATCGTTAACGAGGAGAACTTCAAGCAGATCTACTCGCAGTTCTTCCCGCAGGGAG ACTCCAGCACGTACGCCACCTTCCTCTTCAACGCCTTCGACACCGACCACGACGGCTCCGTCAGCTTCGAG GATTTTGTGTCCGGGCTCTCCATCATCCTGCGGGGCACCATCGATGACCGCCTGAACTGGGCCTTCAACCTCTACGACCTGAACAAAGACGGCTGCATCACCAAAGAG GAAATGCTGGACATCATGAAGTCCATCTACGACATGATGGGCAAGTACACCTACCCGGCCATGCGGGAGGAGGCACCGCGGGAGCACGTGGAGAACTTCTTCCAG AAAATGGACCGGAATAAAGACGGGGTGGTGACGATCGAGGAGTTCCTGGAGTCCTGCCAGAAG GACGAGAACATCATGCGGTCCATGCAGCTCTTCGACAACGTGATCTAG